The Lynx canadensis isolate LIC74 chromosome D1, mLynCan4.pri.v2, whole genome shotgun sequence genome has a segment encoding these proteins:
- the LOC115525723 gene encoding putative ubiquitin-like protein FUBI-like protein ENSP00000310146 codes for MLFRPLVFFCPTNCPGPPQPLFLSLPAADLTLLCRQVTDMQLFVRARELHTLEVTGLETVAQIKAHVAFLEGLTTEDKVVLLAGSPLQDEATLGQCGVEALATLEVVGRMLGGESGCKRPSCTMGFFTILTLTHFVCLSQCLAYFALIYRV; via the exons ATGCTGTTCCGCCCACTAGTGTTCTTCTGCCCCACGAACTGTCCTGGACCCCCACAACCCCTCTTCCTGAGTCTCCCAGCTGCTGACCTCACTCTTCTCTGTCGCCAAGTCACTGACATGCAGCTGTTTGTCCGTGCCCGGGAGCTGCACACTCTTGAAGTGACCGGCCTGGAGACAGTTGCCCAGATCAAG GCTCATGTGGCCTTCCTGGAGGGCCTCACCACTGAAGACAAAGTCGTGCTTCTGGCAGGTTCTCCCCTGCAGGATGAAGCCACCCTGGGTCAGTGTGGGGTAGAAGCCCTGGCAACCCTGGAAGTGGTTGGCCGAATGCTAGGAGGTGAGTCGGGCTGCAAGAGGCCAAGCTGTACCATGGGGTTCTTTACGATCCTTACACTTACTCACTTTGTTTGCCTTTCGCAGTGTCTAGCATATTTTGCCTTAATTTACCGTGTCTAA